From one Brevundimonas sp. PAMC22021 genomic stretch:
- a CDS encoding BrnT family toxin — MVLFDPAKDAINTAKHGVSLARASEMNLESATVIEDDRQDYGERRYRAFGRIDDLAYCFVFTIREGAIRAISLRRAHQKEIRRHAS, encoded by the coding sequence ATGGTGCTGTTCGATCCGGCCAAGGATGCGATCAACACCGCCAAGCATGGCGTGTCTCTGGCTCGGGCGTCGGAGATGAACCTGGAGAGTGCAACGGTGATCGAGGATGATCGCCAAGACTATGGTGAGCGGCGCTACCGGGCTTTCGGCCGGATCGATGACCTGGCCTACTGCTTTGTATTCACGATCCGCGAGGGCGCCATACGTGCAATCAGCCTGCGCCGCGCTCATCAAAAGGAGATACGACGTCATGCCTCATGA
- a CDS encoding ribose-phosphate pyrophosphokinase — translation MKLLSGNSNRPLSQAIADHLDAPLTRTQVKRFADNEVFAVIEENVRGEDVFVIQSTSYPANDNLMEMLIITDALVRASARRITAVMPYFGYARQDRKTGGRTPISAKLVANLITRAGADRVLTMDLHAGQIQGFFDIPTDNLVAIPVLAQDIKEHYPRGDDLMIVSPDVGGVVRARALASRLDADLAIVDKRRPKAGESEVMNIIGDVSGRRCILFDDIVDSGGTLVNAAKALIDDGATEVSAYISHGVLSGPAVQRVADGPLKELVITDSIEQPHEVLTCGKIRTVSVAPLIGEAIRRIANEESVSKLFD, via the coding sequence ATGAAGCTGCTTTCCGGCAACTCGAACAGGCCCCTTTCCCAGGCGATCGCCGACCACCTCGACGCCCCGCTCACGCGCACCCAGGTCAAGCGGTTCGCCGACAACGAGGTCTTCGCCGTCATCGAGGAAAACGTCCGGGGCGAGGACGTTTTCGTGATCCAGTCGACCTCCTATCCGGCCAACGACAACCTGATGGAGATGCTGATCATCACCGACGCCCTGGTGCGCGCCTCGGCCCGCCGGATCACAGCGGTGATGCCCTACTTCGGTTATGCGCGGCAGGACCGGAAGACCGGCGGCCGCACGCCGATCTCCGCCAAGCTGGTGGCCAATCTGATCACCCGGGCCGGCGCCGACCGGGTGCTGACCATGGACCTGCACGCGGGCCAGATTCAGGGCTTCTTCGACATCCCGACCGACAATCTGGTCGCCATTCCCGTCCTCGCCCAGGACATCAAGGAACACTATCCGCGCGGCGACGACCTGATGATCGTGTCGCCGGACGTGGGCGGCGTGGTGCGCGCCCGCGCCCTGGCCAGCCGCCTCGACGCCGACCTTGCCATTGTCGACAAGCGCCGTCCCAAGGCGGGCGAGAGCGAGGTCATGAACATCATCGGCGACGTGTCGGGCCGTCGCTGCATCCTGTTCGACGACATCGTCGATTCCGGCGGCACGCTGGTCAACGCCGCCAAGGCCCTGATCGACGACGGCGCGACCGAGGTCTCGGCCTACATCAGCCACGGCGTGCTGTCCGGCCCGGCGGTCCAGCGCGTCGCGGACGGCCCGTTGAAGGAGCTGGTCATCACCGACTCCATCGAACAGCCCCACGAAGTCTTGACCTGCGGGAAAATCCGAACGGTTTCAGTCGCTCCTCTTATCGGTGAAGCTATCCGCCGGATCGCAAACGAGGAATCGGTCTCGAAGCTGTTCGATTAA
- a CDS encoding outer membrane protein assembly factor BamD — protein MAAVIAALSVSACAGNRNRPRLAYEERPVELLYNTGYDRLQSRRWSDAVDYFQEVERQHPYSDWARRAILMQIYAYYQNGNYAEATAAADRFIQLFPGNPSAAYAFYMRAICNFEQIVDVGRDQAYAEAALTGLRDVQRRYPGTAYATDASVKIDMVNDQLAGKEMNIGRYYQRANQPLAAINRYKAVIANSDFQRTSHSPEALYRLVEVNLMLGLKDEAVRNGSVLGYNYPGSPWYAEAYALLTDEGARPDVAPEGRRESWLERIIPG, from the coding sequence ATGGCGGCTGTGATCGCCGCCCTGTCGGTCTCGGCCTGCGCCGGGAACCGGAACCGCCCGCGCCTGGCCTATGAGGAGCGCCCGGTCGAGCTGCTGTACAACACCGGCTACGACCGGCTGCAGAGCCGACGCTGGTCGGACGCGGTGGACTATTTCCAGGAAGTCGAGCGCCAGCACCCGTATTCGGACTGGGCCCGCCGCGCGATCCTGATGCAGATCTACGCCTACTATCAGAACGGCAACTACGCCGAGGCGACGGCGGCGGCGGATCGGTTCATCCAGCTGTTTCCTGGCAATCCGTCGGCGGCCTACGCCTTCTACATGCGCGCCATCTGCAACTTCGAGCAGATCGTCGATGTGGGCCGCGACCAGGCCTATGCCGAGGCGGCTCTGACCGGTTTGCGCGACGTGCAGCGCCGCTATCCGGGCACAGCCTACGCTACCGACGCCTCGGTCAAGATCGACATGGTCAACGACCAGTTGGCCGGCAAGGAAATGAACATCGGCCGCTACTACCAGCGCGCCAATCAGCCGCTGGCGGCCATCAACCGCTACAAGGCCGTGATCGCGAACTCCGACTTCCAGCGCACCTCGCACTCGCCCGAGGCGCTGTATCGCCTGGTGGAGGTCAATCTGATGCTGGGCCTAAAGGACGAGGCGGTGCGCAACGGCTCGGTGCTCGGCTACAACTATCCAGGCAGCCCCTGGTACGCAGAGGCCTACGCCCTGCTGACTGACGAGGGCGCACGGCCGGACGTGGCGCCGGAAGGACGGCGCGAAAGCTGGCTGGAGCGCATCATCCCCGGCTGA
- a CDS encoding BrnA antitoxin family protein, translating to MPHEVDLTDPDNPEWTEADFARARPAREVLPESVLNQFRRSPGRPKAETPKKQVTLRLDADLLEHWRAQGAGWQSGINAALRRASGL from the coding sequence ATGCCTCATGAGGTTGATCTTACCGACCCAGACAATCCCGAGTGGACGGAGGCTGATTTCGCCCGCGCGCGCCCCGCGCGGGAGGTGCTGCCCGAATCCGTGCTGAACCAGTTTCGTCGCTCGCCCGGCCGCCCGAAGGCGGAAACGCCGAAGAAGCAGGTGACACTGCGGCTGGACGCCGATCTGCTGGAGCACTGGCGTGCGCAGGGCGCGGGGTGGCAGTCGGGGATCAATGCGGCGCTGCGTCGAGCGTCGGGTCTCTGA